In Nymphaea colorata isolate Beijing-Zhang1983 chromosome 5, ASM883128v2, whole genome shotgun sequence, one genomic interval encodes:
- the LOC116255281 gene encoding disease resistance protein TAO1-like: MQESIHSLMMNDEKMKSGEKIDKRLLEVIKESRYCVVILSKGYADSKSCLMELATMFEHKKEIIPIFYHVEPSDVLHQRDPFEMAFKNHQVSSSSADVDEWRTAMTKVGQLKGFTISHQVEEVMELLSIEEGGIKMVGIYGMGGVGKTTLAKEIHNRLQDRKDGLRKLQDEFISEVFKDGSKKIRNPNEGSAEIKRRFLGKRVLAVLDDVDHGDQLKALAGGCGWFGEGTRILITTRDVQLLDAHRHVAKKYQVHELNSTESLLLHIKEKENLTRLRSLDTSHCECLSAPPNSMGKLTWLKRLKLENCESLLALPDSIGNLTELEELVLFECTSLSTLPDSIENLTRLKDLNVCGCESLSALPDSIENLTRLRMLNPAGCKSLLALPDSFGNLTGLRRLDVLVCESLSTLPYSIERLSLLEELQIGSCTSLSTLPHSIGNLTGLKKLHVYVCGCLSALPNSLGRLTALQEVILTKCRSLSMLPDPIENLIGLKSLHLSNCTSLKALPDLVGNLSELEELVLRKCTSLPTLPESIGNLTGLCIDQCKFCIDWHVKGTLISSIFPFPDHPIAWHLM; encoded by the exons ATGCAGGAATCCATACATTCATTGATGATGAACGATGAAAAAATGAAGTCCGGAGAGAAAATTGACAAAAGGCTTCTCGAAGTAATAAAAGAGTCGAGGTACTGTGTGGTCATCTTGTCAAAAGGATATGCAGATTCTAAGTCGTGTTTGATGGAACTGGCCACCATGTTTGAGCACAAGAAGGAGATCATCCCCATCTTTTACCATGTCGAGCCGTCTGATGTGCTCCATCAAAGGGACCCTTTTGAGATGGCATTCAAAAACCATCAAGTGAGTTCGAGTTCTGCAGATGTTGACGAATGGAGAACTGCAATGACTAAAGTTGGTCAACTTAAAGGCTTCACTATTAGTCACCA GGTTGAAGAAGTAATGGAATTGCTAAGTATTGAGGAAGGAGGCATTAAAATGGTTGGGATTTATGGGATGGGAGGCGTGGGCAAGACAACACTCGCAAAGGAAATACATAACAGACTCCAGGACAG AAAAGATGGGCTGCGCAAATTGCAGGACGAATTTATTTCTGAGGTGTTCAAAGATGGAAGCAAAAAAATACGCAACCCCAATGAGGGGTCTGCGGAGATAAAAAGGAGATTTCTTGGCAAGAGGGTGCTTGCTGTTCTTGATGATGTTGACCATGGGGATCAACTCAAAGCATTAGCTGGTGGCTGTGGCTGGTTTGGTGAAGGAACAAGGATTCTCATCACCACAAGGGATGTGCAGCTTCTGGATGCGCATCGTCATGTGGCTAAAAAGTACCAAGTCCATGAATTGAACAGCACAGAGTCACTTCTGTTGCATAtcaaagaaaaag AGAATTTGACGAGACTTAGAAGTTTAGACACGTCCCATTGTGAATGCCTATCGGCTCCTCCTAATTCCATGGGAAAATTGACATGGCTTAAGAGGTTGAAGCTGGAAAATTGTGAATCTCTATTGGCATTGCCTGATTCTATTGGAAACCTGACCGAACTTGAGGAGTTAGTATTGTTCGAATGTACATCCTTGTCAACACTGCCTGATTCCATTGAAAATTTGACTAGACTGAAGGATTTAAATGTGTGCGGTTGTGAATCTCTATCGGCATTGCCTGATTCCATTGAAAATTTGACTAGGCTGAGGATGTTAAATCCTGCTGGTTGTAAATCTCTATTGGCATTGCCTGATTCCTTTGGGAATTTGACAGGACTGAGGAGGTTAGATGTGCTTGTTTGTGAATCTTTATCGACATTGCCCTATTCAATCGAAAGGTTGTCTTTACTCGAGGAGTTACAAATAGGCTCATGCACATCCCTATCAACATTGCCCCATTCCATTGGGAATTTGACAGGACTCAAGAAGTTACACGTCTACGTATGTGGATGTCTATCAGCTCTTCCCAATTCCTTGGGTAGGTTGACGGCACTTCAGGAGGTAATACTTACCAAATGTCGATCTCTGTCAATGTTGCCTGATCCCATCGAAAACTTGATAGGACTTAAGAGCTTGCACCTATCCAACTGTACATCTCTAAAGGCATTGCCCGATCTCGTTGGAAACCTGAGCGAACTTGAGGAGTTAGTGTTGCGCAAATGTACATCCCTGCCAACACTGCCAGAATCCATTGGGAATTTGACCGGACTCTGTATAGATCAATGCAAGTTCTGTATAGATTGGCATGTAAAAGGAACCCTAATTTCGAGTATTTTCCCATTTCCTGATCATCCAATAGCATGGCACTTGATGTGA
- the LOC116255282 gene encoding TMV resistance protein N-like — protein sequence MGASSSSTSFVPSSSLASSSREYEAFLSFREEDIGQGFGGHLYTALRDAGIRTFKDDGEMVAGVNNEKLLKAAQESRCCVVVISSRYANSDRCLNGLAAMFRANTEIIPVFYNVDSYDVRNQSGPFEFAFTKHKQNHTYEAVEEWMHAMATVGKLKGFHVNHQLSRERQVIQDIVERVSGCRDNQLRFVDRPERNFDSPVRDVSELLSLEEGGVKMIGIYGMGAVGKTTVASELLGGLSGRFDEVIIIRGIKDKARNDGLHKLQREFISPALEDNEEETYSSRAGINEIERRFRHKRILAILDDVDDREQLRALAGGRDWFGEGTRIVITARDVQILEAHRVDRKYDAQGLRWINESSSPHHGRYHYQGTDHHFQRQRNYPQQEREEEEGFNTFHASLRPGQDQEEARMRFKRY from the exons ATGGGCGCTTCTTCGAGTTCAACGTCGTTCGTTCCCTCCTCTTCCTTGGCGTCCTCTTCCAGGGAATACGAAGCGTTTCTGAGTTTCAGGGAAGAAGATATCGGCCAAGGCTTCGGGGGCCACCTCTACACAGCTCTCAGGGATGCAGGAATCCGCACTTTCAAGGACGATGGAGAGATGGTGGCGGGAGTGAACAACGAGAAGCTCCTGAAAGCAGCACAGGAGTCAAGGTGCTGCGTGGTCGTCATATCCAGTCGATATGCGAATTCAGATCGGTGTTTGAACGGACTGGCAGCCATGTTTCGGGCTAATACGGAGATCATCCCCGTCTTCTACAATGTCGACTCTTACGACGTGCGCAATCAGAGTGGCCCTTTCGAGTTTGCTTTCACCAAACATAAACAGAATCACACCTATGAAGCTGTTGAGGAATGGATGCATGCGATGGCCACAGTTGGTAAACTTAAAGGTTTCCATGTTAATCACCa GTTGAGTAGGGAGAGACAAGTGATACAAGACATCGTGGAAAGAGTGAGCGGGTGCAGAGATAATCAGTTGCGTTTTGTAGATCGTCCTGAAAGAAATTTCGACTCCCCTGTCCGAGACGTCTCAGAACTTCTAAGTCTTGAGGAAGGAGGCGTTAAAATGATCGGAATTTATGGGATGGGAGCGGTGGGGAAGACAACAGTCGCAAGTGAGCTACTCGGCGGACTCTCCGGTAGGTTTGATGAAGTTATCATCATAAGGGGGATCAAAGACAAAGCCAGAAACGATGGGCTGCACAAATTACAACGAGAGTTCATTTCTCCAGCATTAGAAGATAACGAGGAAGAAACATATAGCTCCCGTGCGGGGATCAACGAGATCGAAAGGCGATTTCGTCACAAGAGGATACTTGCTATTCTTGATGATGTTGACGACAGAGAGCAGTTGAGAGCATTAGCCGGTGGACGCGACTGGTTTGGTGAAGGAACGAGAATCGTGATCACCGCAAGGGATGTGCAGATTCTGGAAGCGCATCGCGTAGATAGAAAGTATGATGCCCAGGGATTGAGATGGATCAACGAATCCTCATCACCGCATCATGGCCGGTACCACTATCAAGGAACAGATCATCATTTTCAACGTCAAAGGAACTATCCCCAACAagaacgagaagaagaagaaggtttcAACACTTTTCATGCATCCCTTCGTCCCGGACAAGATCAAGAAGAAGCTCGGATGCGCTTCAAGAGGTATTAA